The following proteins come from a genomic window of Excalfactoria chinensis isolate bCotChi1 chromosome 6, bCotChi1.hap2, whole genome shotgun sequence:
- the SCD gene encoding stearoyl-CoA desaturase, whose product MPAHLLQEEEFSSASSTTTVTSRVTKNGNAVVEKDFLIHDKVAAERGMVDDLFDETYREKEGPKPPLRYVWRNIILMSLLHIGAIIGLTLIPSAKIETLAWAILCFVFSALGITAGAHRLWSHRSYKASLPLRIFLTIANSMAFQNDIYEWARDHRVHHKFSETDADPHNAMRGFFFSHIGWLLVRKHPDVIEKGQKLDLSDLKADKVVMFQRRYYKPSVVLLCFTLPTVVPWYFWDESIIISFFIPAILRYTLGLNATWLVNSAAHMYGNRPYDQNINPRENLLVSMGALGEGFHNYHHTFPYDYSTSEFGCRFNPTTVFIDFMCLLGLASDRKKVSKEVILARKMRTGDGSHKSG is encoded by the exons ATGCCTGCTCACTTGCTACAAGAGGAG GAGTTCTCCTCCGCTTCCAGCACCACGACCGTCACCTCACGGGTGACCAAGAATGGGAATGCCGTCGTGGAGAAGGACTTTCTCATTCATGACAAAGTGGCAGCAGAACGAGGCATGGTAGATGATCTCTTTGATGAAACCTACCGTGAGAAGGAGGGCCCCAAGCCCCCTCTGCGATACGTCTGGAGGAATATCATCCTCATGAGCCTGCTGCATATAGGGGCCATAATTGGGCTGACACTGATCCCTTCTGCAAAGATCGAGACCTTGGCATGGG ccattctgtgtttcgTGTTCAGTGCTCTCGGGATAACAGCTGGAGCTCACCGCCTCTGGAGCCATCGATCCTACAAAGCCTCACTGCCCCTGCGGATCTTCTTGACTATTGCAAACTCCATGGCCTTCCAG AATGACATCTATGAGTGGGCCCGGGACCACCGTGTCCATCACAAGTTCTCTGAGACAGATGCAGACCCTCACAATGCAATGCGGGGCTTCTTCTTCTCCCACATTGGCTGGCTGCTGGTACGCAAACACCCAGATGTCATAGAGAAGGGCCAGAAGCTGGACCTGAGTGATTTAAAAGCTGACAAAGTGGTGATGTTCCAGCGGAG ATACTACAAGCCTTCGGTTGTGTTGCTGTGCTTCACACTGCCCACTGTAGTGCCCTGGTACTTCTGGGATGAATCCATCATCATCAGCTTCTTCATTCCAGCCATCCTGCGCTACACCTTAGGGCTCAATGCCACCTGGCTAGTGAACAGTGCTGCTCACATGTATGGCAATCGACCGTATGATCAAAACATCAACCCACGGGAGAACCTGCTGGTCAGCATGGGGGCCCTAG GAGAAGGTTTCCACAACTACCACCATACATTCCCCTATGACTACTCCACCAGTGAGTTTGGCTGTCGCTTCAATCCAACCACAGTCTTTATTGACTTCATGTGCCTCCTGGGGCTGGCCAGCGATCGCAAGAAGGTCTCCAAGGAGGTCATCTTGGCCCGGAAAATGCGGACTGGAGATGGGAGTCACAAGAGCGGCTGA